The Drosophila bipectinata strain 14024-0381.07 chromosome 3L, DbipHiC1v2, whole genome shotgun sequence region TGCCtccatttttccatttctgtgtgtctgtgtgagtgtatatataatttattatacaGTTGAgggcatggcttaatcttaaATATTCGGTTTCACTTCTCACGCTCTTATAGCATAGGTTCTTTTTCTTGTCAACATTCCAAAACAAAGTACACTAAACagaaatttattttactttcTAGAACGTAGATCCTAGATTCTAGAATATAAGGTTattcccaaaaataaaaaaatgttaaagagAAAATTTATACAACAAAGTTATCGTAAATCAAAAGACACATATACGATTTTTTTACAcaattttcgtttatttttgttgttgaaataatttcaattttgtGGTTTAGCATTTATGCTGCCTTCGGTTTTTTAATGTACATCAATTAATATATTACAATTTAGCATTTGTGGTATTtgattatttgtttgtttaaattttaagatttagctatattcttgtttgttttccaTTCGATTCCTTGCTTATATAGAAAGTACAGTACTAAGTAACTAAACTTCACGTGcctattcattaaaaattaccGCCTAGAAAttacaatttatattttataaatgtggttttttgtttttttttctgttggatttttatcatttttttaagggtttattaaaaaatctaCAATTGCATTTAAAGCTAAAAATATGACTTAACTGTAAGTTGTTTATTTACAGATGTTTTGGATTTTcgattttcatattttactTAATTCATTTCTTCATCTCGTCTTTTTTTACTTCGCCGCGCGTTAAATTctacatttttcatttttctggtttcgtgtatttatttattattacttttgtttatatataaattttttagagTACAATCTACTGgctgcatatatatataatatatataaacacgGCTTGCTTAAGAACCTAGAACCCTAGCTATAACCGACCAAACTGTCTTACTGCTGCTGACGtgtttttctcttattttttcatttttttcttgaGCGTTATAACTTGATCTATGTAGACGCCGACATAGTGTTGAACGAAATAATATTTGCGGACTTTTGGGCATGGAAACATTTACCTTGCTTTTGGAGAGCAGCTGAGGAATGTGTTTTCTTTACTcttctttccattttttggttTCATTAACACTTGGGTCGCACTTTTAactagtttttgttttttaatttcttcatttaagtttaatttttagcgtttagttttcttttttaagtttttaggTTAAAACAACATCACTTGGTTTCACGTTTGATTTGAATTGCGTGTTTCTTTCGCTTTTTATACAAAGGAAATTTCGTTTACATTTAATTTAgttaatttgatttaatttaagcaagtttttcaaactttaaaaCAAACTAAACTGGTGGATGGCAGCCCCCATCGCTCCTACCCGCTCCCTGCTCCCGGCTCCCTGCTCCTATTTAGCTGAAGTTAACACAGATTAATGCACTGGTAAAAAAGAGGATCTCCCCATCAACTAACATCCTTACTTAATATTTCTATGGATTTCCTTAGACAGTCGAACTCTTCCAACCTCAAGCTTACTCACtttaaagtctttaaaataattttttcaaacgaATAACTGGCTACAGGACGTCGTAGCTCTTAGGAAACTGGCCTCGGAAGAGTTGACGTTGGAGAAGCTCGACTGTACGGCTCTAGGGCTGCTCCCGCTTGAACTGCGGCCACCCGTTCGACACCGAGTCCTAGGAGGACTCGTAGCCGAACCAGGCGGCCGACGAATGCTATTCCCCACCCGCTCCGCCCGCCCCACCGAAGCTATTGAAGTGACGGACCGCTCCCGGCGCCGCCGCCGCCCCAAACTGGAGGCTCAGCTCGAAGAGGCGGCGGGcgtggagctgctgctgctgctgctgatggtggtggtgctgctggtggtggtggtgctggtagtggtggtgctggtgcagCGGATTAAGATTTAGGTGACCGCCCAGCACACTGGAGGCGGAGCCGGCGGGCGAGGCGGAGCTGGGCGGCTGGAGCGGTAGACCGCTATTGCTGCCGGCGCCGGGCGACAGTTGGGAGTTGCTGCCGGGTCCgctgccaccgccaccgccgccaccaccgacgccgccgccgccggaCTGCTGCTGCGGATGCTGCAACTGGTCGCTGGTGTGGAACAGGTGCGGATGGTGGGCGGGATTCAGGTGCGGATGCTGGTGAGGATGCGGGTGCGGGTGGTGCGGATGCTGGTAGCGCATGGGATCCATGTACATGGCGGCTGCTGCAGCGGCTGCTATGCTGGAGgcctgctgttgttgctgttgctgatggTGTTTCACTTGCTcctcgttgttgttgttattattgttggtgctgctattgttgttattgttgttgttagaCTGATTGCCAGCGGAGGAGCTGCCCAGCGGACTTTGCGGCGACATCACCTGACTGGTCATCGTCACCGACGATCCCGCACTCGACGAAGGTGTGTTGGGtgtgtgctgctgctgttggtgttgctgctgctgttgctggtgttgctgctgctgctgttgttgttgctgctgctgctgttgctggcttAGACTATTGAGGGATGCAGGAGTGGACGCAGCTGCAGCTGAGTTCGACTCCTGGATTTCTGATTGCTAGTGGGCCGCCAACTGGTGCGCCGCTGCCGCCGACTGCATGTTCTGGGGGCTCAGCATCGGCGGGCTGTGGGAGTGCGAGTGGGTACCCATGGGGCTGCCGTGCATGTCGTGGTGCGGATGGTAGCCACCATGGTGCATGTGGCCCGGCGGCATGCCGTCCATCATGTCCCCGCCGAGGGTGTTCGGTGGCGTCATGCGCTTCTCCTTCTGCCGCCGATTGCAGAACCACACGCGCACCACCTCCTTTTCCAGCTGCAGGGAGTCGGCCAGCGAGGATATCTCCTGGGCCGAGGGCTTCGGTTGCTTGTGGAAGTGCTGCTCGAGGGCTCCCTTCACGCTCACCTCGATGCTGGTCCGTTTCTTGCGCTTGCGTCCCTGCGCCGCGATCTTGTCGATCGACGTGGGTGATCCCGTGGTGGAGTCGGCCTCCTCCAGCCACTTTTGCAGCAGCGGCTTCAGCTTGCACATGTTCTTGAAGCTCAGCTGCAGAGCCTCGAATCTGCAGATCGTCGTCTGGGAGAAGACGTTGCCGTAGAGGGTGCCCAGGGCCAGGCCGACGTCCGCCTGGGTGAAGCCCAGCTTGATGCGTCGCTGCTTGAACTGCTTGGCGAAGGCCTCCAGGTCGTCGGAGGTCGGAGTGTCCTCCTCGCCGCCGCTGATGGCATCCCGGTCGCCACCGCCCATGTGGTGGGCGTGGATATGCAGCTGCGGAGACTCCCCGCGCAGGGCGTGATGCAGTGGCGCCACACTCTGGTGGTGGGCTGCCGCGGCCGCATGGCCCGGATGGTGGAGCATCCCGTTCATCGCATGGTGGTACTGCAGCGGCGATCCCGTGGGCGCATAGTGGCCGGCATGGGGGGCGTGCCAGGCGGCGTGGGGCGAGGGCGAGGCCATGCCCTGCTGGATGCGAGTCTGCTGCGAGAGATGGGACATCTCCTGCTTCACTGTGTCGGCCGCCGAGGCgacggcagcggcggcggcggcgggaTGATGGTGCGTGTGATGGGTCGGCAGCGACCACGGATCCGGGTGCAGGGCACTCCAGGAACCCAGGCCCGAGCCGGGCCCCAGGCCACCCAATCCGCCAGTGCCGTTGCCCTGGCCATTTGGCGACGGGGACGAGGGCAACTGATGATGGGCTGCCGCCGCAGCAGCGGcatggtgatggtgatggtgtTGCATGTACTTCATCTCACCGGCA contains the following coding sequences:
- the vvl gene encoding LOW QUALITY PROTEIN: POU domain protein CF1A (The sequence of the model RefSeq protein was modified relative to this genomic sequence to represent the inferred CDS: substituted 1 base at 1 genomic stop codon), with protein sequence MAATSYMTPPSGDLDMALGGGGYHTSSPRSAADAGEMKYMQHHHHHHAAAAAAAHHQLPSSPSPNGQGNGTGGLGGLGPGSGLGSWSALHPDPWSLPTHHTHHHPAAAAAAVASAADTVKQEMSHLSQQTRIQQGMASPSPHAAWHAPHAGHYAPTGSPLQYHHAMNGMLHHPGHAAAAAHHQSVAPLHHALRGESPQLHIHAHHMGGGDRDAISGGEEDTPTSDDLEAFAKQFKQRRIKLGFTQADVGLALGTLYGNVFSQTTICRFEALQLSFKNMCKLKPLLQKWLEEADSTTGSPTSIDKIAAQGRKRKKRTSIEVSVKGALEQHFHKQPKPSAQEISSLADSLQLEKEVVRVWFCNRRQKEKRMTPPNTLGGDMMDGMPPGHMHHGGYHPHHDMHGSPMGTHSHSHSPPMLSPQNMQSAAAAHQLAAHXQSEIQESNSAAAASTPASLNSLSQQQQQQQQQQQQQQHQQQQQQHQQQQHTPNTPSSSAGSSVTMTSQVMSPQSPLGSSSAGNQSNNNNNNNSSTNNNNNNNEEQVKHHQQQQQQQASSIAAAAAAAMYMDPMRYQHPHHPHPHPHQHPHLNPAHHPHLFHTSDQLQHPQQQSGGGGVGGGGGGGGSGPGSNSQLSPGAGSNSGLPLQPPSSASPAGSASSVLGGHLNLNPLHQHHHYQHHHHQQHHHHQQQQQQLHARRLFELSLQFGAAAAPGAVRHFNSFGGAGGAGGE